From the genome of Eublepharis macularius isolate TG4126 chromosome 12, MPM_Emac_v1.0, whole genome shotgun sequence, one region includes:
- the LOC129340559 gene encoding putative short-chain dehydrogenase/reductase family 42E member 2 encodes MESPPPKEKKPPLFFKHDAKRAEQKPDTSKSPLKKVSSKAVVTGGAGYFGFTLGCALAKSGTDVIIYDIKKPLWPIPKGIVVVQADIRHRNDFYTACEGADCVIHAAAYGMSGTEQLHRRQIQSINVRGTGIVIEVCKQRNVPRLIYTSTVNVVFGGQTILDGDEESVLYFPLAEHVNEYSRTKSIAEQMVLAANGSTLAGGGKLYTCALRAPGIYGPEEQRHMPRMALNIERGMFNFKIGSADTLMNWVHVKNLVQAHILAADALTPEKNYIASGQAYFINDGEKVNLYEWLSPLFEKLGARKPWIPAPLFLVHLSAVFMEYVHMVLWPFVEFTPLVTSYEVHNISCTHTFKTDKAHKQLGYTPKKYTFADCVDHFMKTRPRSKNFFFLKLFLCMLVFIGLVVLGVKYQEVADFLSEQWARYREIVE; translated from the exons ATGGAGAGTCCCCCACCCAAGGAAAAGAAACCTCCTCTGTTCTTCAAACATGACGCCAAACGGGCCGAACAAAAACCTGACACCAGTAAATCACCACTGAAGAAAGTCAGTTCAAAGGCTGTGGTAACTGGAGGGGCCGGCTATTTTGGATTCACCCTTGGCTGCGCGCTTGCCAAATCAGGGACAGATGTGATTATCTACGATATCAAAAAGCCTCTGTGGCCAATCCCGAAAGGCATCGTGGTTGTGCAG GCAGATATCAGACATCGCAATGACTTCTACACGGCCTGCGAAGGTGCTGATTGCGTCATCCATGCCGCTGCATATGGAATGTCGGGGACAGAACAA TTACACAGGCGACAAATTCAGTCCATCAACGTCAGAGGAACCGGCATAGTCATTGAAG TCTGCAAGCAACGGAACGTTCCCCGGCTGATCTACACCAGCACGGTCAACGTAGTCTTTGGGGGGCAAACTATTTTAGATGGGGATGAGGAGAGTGTGCTGTATTTTCCTTTGGCCGAG CATGTTAATGAATATTCCAGGACCAAATCAATTGCAGAGCAAATGGTCTTAGCAGCAAATGGATCAACCCTAGCAG GTGGTGGCAAGCTGTATACCTGTGCCTTACGTGCCCCTGGCATCTATGGGCCAGAAGAACAAAGACATATGCCTCGAATGGCG TTGAATATCGAAAGGGGGATGTTTAACTTCAAAATTGGGAGTGCTGACACACTGATGAATTGGGTCCATGTCAAGAATCTCGTGCAAGCCCATATCCTTGCTGCAGACGCTCTGACTCCTGAGAAGAACTATATAGCG AGCGGCCAGGCATATTTTATCAACGACGGAGAGAAAGTTAACctttatgaatggttatctccgCTG tttgaAAAATTAGGTGCCCGGAAGCCATGGATACCCGCGCCACTTTTTTTAGTTCACCTGTCAG CGGTATTTATGGAGTATGTACACATGGTATTGTGGCCCTTTGTGGAATTTACCCCTCTTGTCACCAGTTACGAG GTGCACAACATTTCTtgcacacacacattcaaaaCGGATAAAGCTCACAAGCAACTGGGTTACACCCCAAAGAAGTACACATTTGCCGATTGCGTGGATCATTTCATGAAAACCAGGCCCCGCTCAAAGAATTTCTTCTTCCTTAAACTGTTCCTTTGCATGCTCGTCTTCATTGGCCTGGTTGTTCTGGGTGTTAAATACCAAGAGGTTGCTGACTTTTTGAGCGAGCAATGGGCACGTTATCGGGAGATTGTGGAATAA